A genomic region of Arachis stenosperma cultivar V10309 chromosome 9, arast.V10309.gnm1.PFL2, whole genome shotgun sequence contains the following coding sequences:
- the LOC130951641 gene encoding inositol oxygenase 5-like: MREHYKKLDKAEMSIWECCELLNEVVDDSDPDLDEPQIQHLLQTAEAIRKDYPNEDWLHLTALIHDLGKILHLPQFGELPQWAVVGDTFPVGCAFDEKNVHHKYFKKNPDSKNPAYNTKEGVYSKGCGLDNVLMSWGHDDYMYMVAKENGTTLPSPGLFIIRYHSFYRKYLYLLCSKYDLYSKSKVLVDVEKVKPYYQSLIDKYFPAKLKW; encoded by the exons ATGAGGGAGCATTATAAAAAATTGGACAAAGCAGAAATGAGTATATGGGAATGTTGTGAGTTACTTAATGAAGTAGTGGATGATAGTGATCCTGATTTGGATGAACCTCAAATTCAACATTTGTTGCAAACTGCAGAAGCTATTAGAAAAGATTATCCTAACGAAGATTGGTTACATTTGACTGCTCTCATCCATg ATCTTGGAAAGATTCTTCACCTTCCTCAATTCGGTGAGCTTCCTCAATGGGCTGTTGTTG GGGATACCTTTCCTGTTGGTTGTGCCTTTGATGAAAAAAATGTTCACCACAAG TATTTCAAGAAAAACCCAGATAGCAAAAATCCTGCTTATAACACTAAAGAAGGAGTCTATAGTAAAGGGTGTGGATTAGACAATGTACTCATGTCATGGGGACATGATGACTATATGTATATG GTAGCAAAGGAAAATGGAACCACTTTACCTTCACCTGGGTTATTCATTATTAGATATCACTCATTTTATCGTAAGTATCTTTATTTACTATGTAGTAAATATGATCTCTATAGCAAAAGCAAAGTTTTGGTGGACGTTGAAAAAGTGAAGCCATACTATCAATCACTTATTGACAAG TATTTCCCAGCAAAGTTGAAGTGGTGA